The following are encoded in a window of uncultured Ilyobacter sp. genomic DNA:
- a CDS encoding prepilin-type N-terminal cleavage/methylation domain-containing protein: MNRRGFTLIETIVSVAVLAIVFLLSSPLIRSLGMVSRRVQVQKKVDHEFAIVTKFMKSKVRSAKNTRDLSKYNDKLGYVGVFKKFKEKDVDDEDYDSKPYYEAKDFFGELETDEKKSGPILFLEIPSDSTTESVDSKFAFFMFEKDKIKYRESKEFTEADEPNDTFTFDGDGWETLMDNVEDCSFQYREGIVTFFIDIDTGEYEGKIRDRVRDSVVSRIEINSL, encoded by the coding sequence ATGAATAGAAGAGGGTTTACACTTATAGAGACAATAGTGTCAGTGGCAGTCTTGGCCATAGTATTTCTCCTATCATCTCCCCTTATTCGGAGCCTTGGTATGGTGAGCAGACGTGTCCAGGTACAAAAAAAAGTGGATCATGAATTTGCAATTGTGACCAAGTTCATGAAGAGTAAAGTGAGAAGTGCAAAAAACACCAGAGACCTTTCAAAATACAATGATAAATTAGGGTATGTAGGAGTTTTCAAAAAGTTTAAGGAGAAAGATGTAGACGATGAAGATTACGATTCAAAACCATATTATGAAGCCAAGGATTTTTTCGGAGAATTGGAAACAGATGAAAAAAAAAGCGGACCGATTCTTTTTTTAGAAATACCATCAGACTCAACAACCGAATCTGTAGACTCAAAATTTGCTTTTTTTATGTTTGAAAAAGATAAAATAAAGTACAGAGAATCAAAGGAATTTACAGAGGCTGATGAACCAAATGATACATTTACTTTTGACGGAGATGGCTGGGAGACTCTTATGGATAATGTGGAGGACTGCAGTTTTCAGTACAGAGAAGGAATAGTCACATTTTTTATAGATATAGATACAGGGGAGTATGAAGGTAAAATAAGGGATAGAGTGAGGGATTCTGTGGTGAGCAGAATTGAGATAAACAGCCTTTAG
- the mutL gene encoding DNA mismatch repair endonuclease MutL codes for MGVIKILDESVSNIIAAGEVVENPASMIKEILENSLDAESTNIRVHVKNSGRDVTVSDDGTGMSKDDLLLCIERHATSKIFNKEDIFNLYTYGFRGEALASIASVSKIRITSKREADELGSEIRALAGKVTKISPVSVNHGTEIEIKDLFYNTPARLKFLRKKSTEYSKIKETVLKESLANPGVGFSLEIDGRELLKTSGKGIQNTILELFGRNVLKNLKEFPMGYLGNMEISRSSKDHMHTYVNGRYVKSQILEKAIMDGYYTKLTKGKYPFAIIFLEIDPREIDVNVHPSKKIVKFSENSLVYEQVFSEIEKAIGKDEDIVSPVMTFHNREKDVENLLDLNDFRGIIDKRIITPEKSDPSFKGEVLKTQEMRLLDREPSLEKKPPVKSGWGKTENPVVKEEESVYHKRDTIENISEIQEKPNKRKDEYRVIGQFMNSYILAERNETLEIYDQHIVQERVLYETLKKKHFSREVAMQNLLVPLKLQLNYEEKSIVFDNLEIFGEFGFEIEDFGDDEVLVRGVPVFDFRTSIENTFRFMLEELKNESGVKDFRERIIISMSCRNSVKAGEKLSYEEMELLLERLHEVGKYTCPHGRPIILKITLEELEKNFKRR; via the coding sequence ATGGGAGTTATCAAAATTTTGGATGAATCAGTTTCCAATATAATAGCTGCCGGTGAAGTAGTGGAAAATCCTGCCAGTATGATAAAAGAGATTCTAGAAAACTCTCTAGATGCAGAAAGTACAAATATAAGAGTTCATGTAAAAAACAGCGGACGTGACGTAACTGTATCTGATGACGGCACAGGGATGTCAAAGGATGATCTCCTCCTCTGTATAGAAAGGCATGCCACCAGTAAAATTTTTAATAAAGAGGATATTTTCAACCTGTATACCTATGGGTTTAGGGGTGAGGCACTAGCCTCTATAGCCTCAGTATCAAAGATAAGAATAACCTCTAAAAGAGAGGCAGATGAGCTAGGCAGTGAGATAAGAGCACTGGCTGGAAAGGTCACTAAGATCTCCCCGGTATCTGTCAACCACGGAACTGAGATAGAGATAAAAGACCTTTTTTACAACACCCCTGCGAGACTAAAATTCTTGCGAAAAAAAAGTACAGAGTATTCTAAAATAAAAGAAACGGTGCTTAAGGAATCCCTTGCAAACCCAGGTGTAGGGTTCTCGCTAGAGATAGACGGAAGAGAGCTTTTGAAAACCAGCGGTAAGGGGATACAAAATACAATTTTAGAACTCTTCGGAAGAAATGTCTTGAAAAATCTCAAAGAGTTTCCAATGGGATATTTGGGTAACATGGAGATATCACGTTCCTCTAAAGATCACATGCACACCTATGTAAACGGGCGGTATGTAAAATCTCAGATACTTGAAAAAGCAATAATGGATGGCTACTATACAAAGCTGACAAAAGGGAAATATCCTTTTGCAATAATTTTTTTAGAGATAGATCCCAGAGAGATAGATGTAAACGTGCATCCATCCAAAAAAATTGTTAAATTTTCAGAAAATTCACTTGTCTATGAGCAGGTGTTTTCGGAGATAGAAAAGGCCATAGGAAAAGATGAAGATATAGTTTCACCTGTGATGACTTTTCATAACAGGGAAAAAGATGTTGAAAATCTTTTGGATTTAAATGATTTTCGAGGGATAATTGATAAAAGAATTATTACCCCTGAAAAAAGCGACCCCTCCTTCAAGGGAGAGGTGCTAAAGACTCAGGAGATGAGACTTTTGGACAGGGAGCCTTCCCTAGAAAAAAAGCCTCCGGTCAAGAGTGGATGGGGAAAAACTGAAAATCCTGTGGTGAAAGAAGAGGAAAGTGTCTATCACAAGAGGGATACCATAGAGAACATATCTGAAATCCAAGAGAAACCCAATAAAAGAAAAGATGAGTACAGGGTGATAGGTCAATTCATGAACTCCTATATACTGGCAGAAAGAAATGAAACCCTAGAGATCTATGACCAGCATATAGTACAAGAAAGAGTACTGTATGAAACCCTTAAAAAGAAGCACTTTTCAAGAGAGGTGGCCATGCAGAACCTTCTAGTTCCCCTGAAACTGCAGCTGAACTATGAGGAAAAAAGTATAGTCTTTGACAATCTGGAAATTTTCGGAGAATTTGGATTTGAAATAGAGGATTTCGGAGATGACGAGGTTCTTGTGAGAGGTGTTCCTGTATTTGATTTTAGGACCAGTATAGAAAATACCTTTAGATTTATGCTAGAAGAGCTGAAAAATGAGTCAGGTGTAAAAGACTTCAGGGAAAGGATAATAATATCTATGTCCTGCAGGAACTCTGTAAAGGCAGGGGAGAAGCTGTCTTATGAGGAGATGGAGCTGCTGCTAGAAAGACTACATGAAGTGGGGAAATATACATGTCCACACGGGAGACCTATAATACTGAAAATAACTCTAGAAGAGCTTGAAAAAAACTTTAAAAGACGATAA
- a CDS encoding type II secretion system protein: MKKNGFSLIELTVVMAITLVLISVAGLSVKKAIERNDYRKIVSVIPKIIFTETNKAFEEGTGKTIELSLSSKYIKDGTKEFELPQNYSYSLFAVTRTDDDTLGASSKGEVTELIGSDEVIFEIEDDGTLTAATVDSVSNSGFYSKYHPSILVEKSGVPFCRIDVVSSLYIIPRVIIYRPVSGTTSSPADMKDESKWTEDTVS, from the coding sequence ATGAAAAAAAATGGATTTAGTCTCATAGAGCTTACTGTTGTCATGGCTATAACACTTGTACTAATAAGTGTAGCAGGCTTATCGGTAAAAAAAGCCATTGAAAGAAATGATTATCGAAAAATAGTCTCTGTTATTCCCAAAATTATATTTACAGAAACAAACAAAGCATTCGAAGAAGGTACCGGTAAAACAATAGAGCTCAGTCTGTCTTCTAAATATATAAAAGACGGAACCAAAGAATTCGAACTCCCTCAAAATTACTCCTACTCACTATTTGCTGTGACAAGAACAGACGATGATACCTTGGGGGCTTCTTCAAAAGGTGAGGTAACCGAGCTCATAGGTTCTGATGAAGTTATTTTTGAAATCGAAGATGACGGGACCTTGACTGCTGCTACAGTTGATTCGGTCTCAAACAGTGGCTTTTACAGTAAATATCACCCCTCTATACTGGTGGAAAAAAGCGGTGTTCCTTTCTGCAGAATAGATGTTGTCTCCTCTTTATACATTATCCCCAGAGTCATCATATACAGACCTGTCAGCGGTACCACCTCATCCCCGGCTGATATGAAAGATGAGAGCAAATGGACAGAGGATACAGTCAGCTGA
- the amrS gene encoding AmmeMemoRadiSam system radical SAM enzyme yields MKRALFYSSDGKIVSCFLCPHYCLINEGDYGICNMRKNIGGELYTVNYGIASAVNLDPVEKKPMYHFYPGSKILSVGSIGCNLRCRYCQNYTIAQGKFEEFSGYTEGLSPEGIAKEAEKLKERGNIGVAYTYNEPIIWYEFMYDISKIIKSRGMKNIMVSNGFINPEPLEKLLETIDAFSIDLKGFTDEFYRKITGSRLEPVKRTLETIAASDRHLEVEYLVIPGHNDDRKEFSEMLDWYEKSLGKDVPLHINRYFPMYKMTEPATPMKTMKELYEMAREKLDYVYLGNIEGDLGSDTLCPNCGSLIVKRSGYFAEDLGSKDGKCKKCGKEIRGEGL; encoded by the coding sequence ATGAAAAGAGCACTTTTTTACAGCTCAGACGGGAAAATTGTCAGCTGCTTTTTATGCCCCCACTACTGCCTTATAAATGAAGGGGACTACGGGATATGCAATATGAGAAAGAATATAGGGGGTGAGCTTTATACGGTGAACTACGGCATTGCATCAGCTGTAAACCTAGACCCTGTAGAGAAAAAACCCATGTACCATTTTTACCCCGGCTCAAAGATACTCTCTGTGGGAAGTATAGGGTGCAATCTGAGATGCAGATACTGTCAGAATTACACCATAGCCCAGGGAAAGTTTGAAGAGTTCTCGGGATATACAGAGGGACTCTCCCCTGAGGGGATAGCAAAAGAGGCAGAAAAGCTGAAAGAACGGGGGAATATAGGGGTGGCCTACACATACAATGAACCCATCATATGGTATGAATTCATGTATGACATATCCAAAATCATTAAATCCCGCGGGATGAAAAATATAATGGTTTCCAACGGCTTCATAAACCCTGAGCCCCTAGAAAAACTCCTTGAAACAATAGACGCATTCAGCATAGACCTCAAAGGTTTCACAGATGAATTTTATAGAAAGATAACTGGAAGCAGATTAGAGCCGGTAAAAAGAACTTTAGAGACAATAGCTGCCTCAGACAGACATCTAGAGGTTGAATACCTTGTGATACCAGGTCACAACGACGACAGAAAGGAGTTTTCAGAGATGCTGGATTGGTATGAAAAATCCTTGGGGAAAGATGTCCCCCTTCACATAAACAGGTATTTTCCAATGTACAAGATGACAGAGCCTGCCACTCCCATGAAAACCATGAAAGAACTCTATGAGATGGCAAGGGAAAAGCTGGATTATGTCTACCTGGGAAACATAGAAGGCGACCTAGGAAGTGACACCCTCTGTCCAAACTGCGGCAGCTTAATTGTGAAAAGGTCGGGATATTTTGCAGAAGATCTGGGGTCGAAAGATGGAAAGTGCAAAAAATGCGGAAAAGAGATAAGGGGGGAGGGCTTATGA
- the recJ gene encoding single-stranded-DNA-specific exonuclease RecJ has protein sequence MNNTKWIYKGNYLHENTSLPVDKDILNILYNRGIKKEEEIKKFLYSSIEDIRDPMTLADMEKAVSRILEAKEKEEEIWIYGDYDVDGITSTSMCFMALKDIGLNVRYYIPLRDEGYGLNKEALSYIRKEGGSVVITVDCGISSIDEIEHANEIGLDVIITDHHEINNSLPPAHAVINPKREDNVYPFKFLAGVGTAFMFLYAIYRKMGIGEKMHQYLDIVAIGTIADIVPLVEENRIFSKFGLKLLEKTKHLGLRTLLGFLYPEYDTKVFNTYDVGFVIAPVFNAAGRLEDAKTGVELFVSDSKKESREISQNLMGKNNERKEIQSEILDLVEKSIEEKSLDLKNVIVVASKDFHHGVIGIVASKIVDKYYKPTIIMEIKEDENIAVASCRSIDNFSMIEALNSMPDIFLKYGGHDGAAGFSIPADKIQEFSHRINSYAGSILDEGDFQKPVKIEKEILFHKISYEFLDKLSLLEPFGFGNPTPVFSISNCLFKDLRLIGKDKNHMMFTILKDGNEIKNCVWFSSGHNFQEIAHMREIDVAFKLKQEIFKDRYMNKIYIEDLNPSQNERNYLKESIEVYDTVFPMETVVYSRREPSDKEVYLSFSDGVELIQERKIAGFIDPQTAAVLKKLKYSYNFNFKTEIKEVMKKPENYNIHLTIERDYSFSTLAYKKNEIFKEIKTFILGELNYNFIQKKILSSIYREGKRTLAITDPGRGIGAVIETIAIYNSLSGKRTLLVTEGKIPEKLRHYTEVSDRCIEGYDYYIFINMIPGDEIDKVQENVLVISHTDISLEGFNKIKDHYSLPQNIKILPESQLIKLYDIQKIFYTKKLPSKEKIEILKNIKNYSEIFSTKDILAFF, from the coding sequence ATGAATAATACAAAATGGATATACAAAGGAAACTATCTTCATGAAAACACCTCTCTCCCAGTTGACAAAGATATACTAAACATCCTCTACAACAGGGGGATAAAAAAAGAGGAGGAGATAAAAAAATTTCTCTATTCCTCTATAGAGGATATAAGGGACCCTATGACCCTTGCAGATATGGAAAAAGCTGTCTCTAGGATTTTAGAGGCCAAGGAAAAAGAGGAAGAAATCTGGATCTACGGAGATTACGATGTGGACGGCATCACATCCACATCCATGTGTTTCATGGCTCTGAAAGATATAGGCCTCAATGTACGGTATTATATCCCCCTCCGGGACGAGGGATACGGACTCAATAAGGAAGCCCTGTCCTATATCAGAAAAGAGGGGGGCTCTGTGGTCATAACTGTAGACTGCGGGATCTCATCTATAGATGAGATAGAGCATGCCAACGAGATAGGGCTAGATGTCATAATCACAGATCATCACGAGATCAACAACTCCCTCCCTCCTGCCCATGCAGTTATCAACCCCAAGAGAGAGGACAATGTCTACCCTTTCAAATTTTTGGCAGGTGTGGGTACTGCCTTTATGTTCCTCTACGCCATTTACAGGAAGATGGGCATAGGGGAAAAGATGCACCAATACCTGGATATAGTAGCTATAGGTACCATTGCCGATATTGTCCCCCTTGTTGAGGAAAACAGGATTTTTTCAAAGTTCGGACTGAAACTCCTTGAGAAAACAAAACACCTGGGACTCAGGACCCTCCTTGGTTTTCTCTATCCCGAATATGACACGAAAGTTTTTAATACCTACGACGTGGGCTTTGTCATAGCCCCTGTGTTCAACGCCGCAGGCAGGCTCGAAGATGCCAAAACAGGGGTGGAGCTCTTTGTCTCTGATTCCAAGAAAGAATCCCGGGAGATATCCCAGAACCTCATGGGAAAAAACAACGAAAGAAAAGAGATCCAGAGTGAAATTTTAGACCTTGTGGAAAAAAGCATCGAGGAGAAATCCCTGGACCTTAAAAATGTCATAGTAGTTGCCAGCAAAGATTTCCACCACGGGGTAATAGGGATAGTGGCGTCAAAGATAGTGGATAAATACTACAAACCCACCATAATAATGGAGATAAAAGAAGATGAAAACATCGCCGTCGCCTCGTGCCGAAGCATCGACAACTTCAGCATGATAGAGGCATTGAACAGCATGCCTGATATTTTCCTGAAATACGGCGGCCATGACGGGGCGGCTGGATTCTCAATCCCTGCAGACAAAATCCAGGAGTTCAGCCACAGGATAAACAGTTATGCCGGCTCTATATTAGACGAGGGGGATTTTCAAAAGCCTGTCAAAATAGAAAAAGAGATCCTTTTTCACAAGATCTCCTATGAATTTTTGGACAAGCTGAGCCTTTTAGAGCCCTTTGGCTTTGGAAATCCCACTCCCGTATTTTCCATAAGCAACTGTCTTTTCAAAGACCTGAGATTGATCGGCAAGGACAAAAACCATATGATGTTCACAATTTTAAAAGACGGGAACGAGATCAAAAACTGCGTCTGGTTCAGCAGCGGCCACAATTTTCAGGAGATAGCTCATATGAGGGAGATAGATGTGGCATTTAAGCTAAAACAGGAGATATTCAAGGACAGGTATATGAACAAGATCTATATAGAGGATTTGAATCCCTCGCAAAATGAGAGGAACTACCTGAAGGAGAGTATAGAGGTCTACGACACGGTGTTCCCCATGGAAACTGTAGTCTACAGCAGGAGGGAGCCCTCAGACAAGGAGGTGTACCTCAGCTTTTCCGATGGTGTAGAGCTCATACAGGAAAGAAAAATAGCCGGGTTTATAGATCCCCAGACTGCCGCTGTTTTGAAAAAACTGAAATATTCCTACAACTTTAATTTTAAGACCGAAATCAAAGAGGTCATGAAAAAACCGGAAAACTACAACATACATCTCACTATAGAGAGGGACTACTCCTTCTCCACCCTGGCCTACAAGAAAAATGAGATATTTAAAGAGATCAAAACTTTTATATTGGGAGAACTGAACTATAACTTTATACAGAAAAAGATACTCTCATCAATTTACAGGGAGGGCAAGAGAACCCTTGCCATAACAGACCCCGGGAGGGGTATAGGGGCTGTCATAGAAACCATCGCTATCTATAACTCCCTCTCTGGGAAGAGGACCCTTCTTGTCACAGAGGGAAAAATACCTGAGAAACTCAGACATTACACGGAAGTTTCTGACAGATGTATAGAGGGGTATGATTACTATATATTCATCAATATGATCCCTGGTGATGAGATTGATAAAGTTCAAGAGAATGTACTTGTAATCTCCCACACTGATATATCTTTAGAGGGTTTTAATAAGATAAAGGATCACTATTCCCTCCCTCAAAATATAAAAATCTTGCCTGAATCTCAACTGATAAAACTTTATGATATTCAAAAAATATTTTATACTAAAAAACTTCCCTCCAAGGAAAAAATCGAGATATTAAAAAACATAAAAAATTACAGTGAAATTTTCTCGACCAAGGATATTCTAGCTTTTTTTTGA
- the amrB gene encoding AmmeMemoRadiSam system protein B: MTVRKSSVAGSFYPESPDEIIKMFEEALQEEKKNIKTELKNKNIVGGVSPHAGYMYCVREAVHLFEILREKGEKYDTVVIVNPNHTGYGEAVSVDSNESWETPFGGIEVDTELGAELSFPKEPMAQRFEHSGEVMLPYLYYFLKSSFKILPICMMRQDLQTAVKIAEKVKDASEKLERKILLLISSDFTHFQTPEKGAKLDSYAIESLLKMDSSEFQDRVLEKDISICGMGPIMVLLEYSKMTLKNPKLEILKRGHSGEVYPSDEVVDYVSIVVYEEETDPAD, from the coding sequence ATGACAGTAAGAAAAAGCAGTGTAGCAGGGAGTTTTTATCCAGAATCTCCTGATGAGATAATAAAGATGTTTGAGGAGGCTCTCCAAGAGGAAAAAAAAAATATAAAAACAGAGCTCAAAAATAAAAATATAGTAGGAGGTGTCAGCCCCCATGCCGGCTATATGTACTGCGTCAGAGAGGCGGTACACTTATTTGAGATACTGAGGGAAAAAGGAGAAAAGTATGACACCGTGGTCATAGTAAATCCCAACCACACAGGTTACGGAGAGGCCGTCTCAGTTGATTCCAATGAGAGCTGGGAGACACCCTTTGGGGGTATAGAGGTGGACACTGAGCTTGGAGCCGAGCTTTCATTTCCAAAGGAACCCATGGCCCAGAGATTCGAGCATTCAGGTGAGGTGATGCTTCCCTATCTATATTATTTTCTAAAAAGCAGTTTTAAAATACTGCCCATATGCATGATGAGGCAGGACCTTCAGACAGCGGTAAAAATAGCAGAAAAGGTAAAGGATGCCTCGGAAAAGCTGGAAAGGAAAATACTTCTCCTAATATCCTCTGATTTTACACATTTTCAGACTCCTGAAAAGGGGGCTAAACTAGACAGCTATGCAATAGAGTCCCTGCTCAAGATGGATTCTAGTGAATTCCAGGACAGGGTGCTAGAAAAGGATATATCCATATGCGGAATGGGGCCTATAATGGTGCTTTTGGAGTACAGCAAGATGACTCTCAAAAATCCAAAACTTGAGATACTGAAGAGAGGACATTCTGGAGAGGTCTATCCGTCAGATGAGGTGGTGGACTATGTATCCATAGTGGTATATGAAGAAGAAACAGATCCCGCAGATTAA
- the amrA gene encoding AmmeMemoRadiSam system protein A has translation MMYKAKSIYTQVALNSILENFSKGEKLTFIPDELEVKAACFVTIHRVSGELRGCIGTLEPFRENLYEEIWENAKSAAFRDPRFPPLRENELDGIEISVDVLEKAEKVENEEKLDPKIYGVIVSCRGRRGVLLPDIEGVDSVEEQLSIARRKGGIGPDEKAVIYRFRVKRYY, from the coding sequence ATGATGTACAAGGCAAAAAGTATATATACACAGGTGGCGTTAAATAGTATCTTGGAAAATTTTTCAAAGGGAGAAAAACTGACTTTTATACCAGATGAACTGGAGGTAAAGGCCGCCTGTTTTGTGACCATCCACAGGGTATCTGGGGAGCTCCGTGGATGCATCGGGACCCTAGAACCTTTTCGGGAGAATCTCTATGAGGAGATATGGGAAAATGCAAAATCAGCGGCCTTTAGGGATCCGAGGTTCCCCCCTCTCAGAGAAAACGAACTTGATGGGATAGAGATCTCTGTAGACGTGCTAGAAAAGGCTGAAAAGGTCGAAAATGAGGAAAAACTCGACCCAAAAATATATGGGGTCATAGTATCCTGCAGAGGACGAAGAGGGGTGCTCCTCCCGGATATAGAGGGGGTAGACAGTGTAGAAGAACAGCTCTCTATAGCCAGGCGGAAGGGGGGGATAGGACCTGATGAAAAGGCTGTTATCTACAGATTTAGGGTAAAGAGATACTATTAG
- a CDS encoding TetR/AcrR family transcriptional regulator, with protein sequence MPKKAIFTRDHILNKAFEMLEKKGLEEITARNLAKALKSSPAPIYGFFKSMDDLKKELIERSKGVFMEYVKNQKTELPFLNIGMGIVTFAREEKQLFRSIFLREKTHQGLIQEFKELIEKEILADDRFMGLPEDVKETLVLDCWTYAHGMATLTCTGYFENPSDEFIKKRLMESAASMIYKRLEESSEANNLFKDQG encoded by the coding sequence ATGCCAAAAAAAGCAATTTTCACCAGAGATCATATATTGAACAAGGCTTTTGAGATGCTGGAAAAAAAAGGTCTTGAAGAGATAACAGCCAGAAACCTGGCAAAGGCTTTAAAATCTTCTCCGGCACCTATTTATGGTTTTTTTAAATCCATGGATGATTTGAAAAAAGAACTTATAGAAAGATCCAAAGGCGTTTTTATGGAGTATGTAAAAAATCAAAAGACTGAACTTCCCTTCTTGAATATAGGTATGGGAATAGTGACCTTCGCAAGAGAGGAGAAGCAGCTTTTCAGGTCTATATTTTTGAGGGAAAAAACTCATCAGGGACTCATACAGGAATTTAAAGAGCTCATAGAGAAAGAGATATTGGCTGACGACAGATTTATGGGACTTCCAGAGGATGTAAAAGAGACACTGGTTTTGGACTGCTGGACCTATGCCCACGGGATGGCCACCCTCACATGCACGGGATATTTTGAAAATCCTTCAGATGAGTTTATAAAAAAAAGGCTCATGGAAAGTGCAGCCAGCATGATTTATAAGAGGTTGGAAGAATCTTCCGAAGCAAATAATTTATTCAAGGACCAGGGATAA
- a CDS encoding transglycosylase SLT domain-containing protein produces the protein MKRIIFLIFLAVNSLITLATEDSNINDYKLFASGKALLSQENYKDALTKFELLSEKYPESRLFTSKYANYYIGMTYYNLGDYNKARGFLERAIYTPKDFKTGDTYFKKSKKHLFEYERNYYLAKIYLEQGLKEEALKHFKFLIKNYYSKELETYEKMALKELGKYDPYYEILYMVKYEDALPILLSLKNEDILALGDFFQSKGSYESAEKAYSEYINLEKKDIHQVKLSLLETLRRAKKYKVLWEKSSDFIGSSSSDNSDFYYYLATAEMQLGKKLNAEESFSKVTTGKYKEAASLNLSRLKSSRGDYEGAISILKHIKNSSAHDLLMETYIKAEMTEEFKETSVDYIKKYPYSDQAAYYRFLLYKESQNPNYLNWIIKYNINTYYYEMAYSIMENMRDLEEYPLNYKSSIYRDNIKRLESIAELGDGEILKIEFDNLYFADKDRVFKEYLMSSIYEKGGFYLDSVLNSRKYQDDFSKYSNLITLLYPRYYVPLVKEAAQKYGIEEALIYSVILQESVFEPTLISKAGATGMMQIMLSTARDMNPNITQEELFVPAVNIDLGARYLKKLLTKFNGDVPKAVASYNAGAGNVSKWPSDEKGDLDIEKIPFSETKKYVKRVINNYYKYKRIYHY, from the coding sequence TTGAAAAGAATAATTTTTTTAATATTTTTAGCTGTAAATTCTCTCATAACTCTTGCTACTGAGGATAGCAATATAAATGATTATAAACTATTTGCCTCTGGAAAGGCACTCCTTTCTCAAGAAAACTACAAAGATGCTCTGACCAAATTTGAGCTTTTGTCAGAAAAATATCCGGAATCCAGACTTTTTACAAGCAAATACGCCAATTATTATATAGGAATGACTTATTATAATCTCGGAGATTATAACAAAGCCAGGGGTTTTCTAGAAAGGGCAATATATACGCCAAAGGATTTCAAAACAGGGGATACCTATTTCAAAAAATCAAAAAAACATCTATTTGAATATGAAAGAAACTATTATCTGGCTAAAATCTATCTTGAACAGGGGCTTAAAGAGGAAGCTCTCAAACATTTTAAATTCCTCATAAAAAACTACTACTCAAAAGAGTTGGAAACCTATGAAAAAATGGCCTTAAAAGAACTGGGTAAATATGACCCATATTATGAAATTCTTTACATGGTAAAATATGAAGATGCCCTTCCTATTCTTTTATCCCTAAAAAATGAGGATATTCTGGCATTGGGGGATTTTTTTCAGTCTAAAGGATCCTACGAATCTGCAGAAAAGGCATATTCAGAATATATTAACCTTGAAAAAAAAGATATTCATCAGGTAAAATTATCACTCTTAGAGACTCTCAGAAGAGCTAAAAAATATAAGGTCCTGTGGGAAAAATCCTCAGACTTTATAGGCTCCTCCTCTTCTGACAACAGTGACTTCTATTACTATCTCGCCACTGCTGAGATGCAGCTGGGAAAAAAGTTAAATGCAGAGGAATCGTTTTCTAAGGTGACAACTGGAAAATATAAGGAAGCAGCCTCTCTCAATCTATCAAGGCTGAAATCTTCGAGAGGAGACTATGAAGGGGCTATTTCAATACTTAAACATATTAAAAATTCCTCTGCCCACGACCTCCTCATGGAAACATACATAAAAGCAGAGATGACAGAGGAGTTTAAAGAAACCTCTGTGGATTATATAAAAAAATACCCCTATAGCGACCAGGCGGCTTATTACAGGTTTCTCCTGTATAAGGAGAGTCAGAATCCAAATTATCTCAACTGGATAATAAAGTACAACATCAACACCTATTACTACGAGATGGCTTATTCCATCATGGAAAATATGAGGGACCTCGAGGAGTATCCGCTAAATTACAAATCCAGTATATACAGAGATAACATCAAAAGACTTGAATCCATAGCAGAACTAGGTGACGGAGAGATACTGAAAATAGAGTTTGATAATCTTTATTTTGCCGACAAAGACAGGGTTTTCAAAGAGTATCTTATGAGCAGCATCTATGAAAAGGGAGGTTTTTACCTGGATTCGGTTTTAAACTCCAGAAAATACCAGGATGATTTTTCAAAGTATTCAAACCTGATCACCCTTCTTTACCCTAGATATTACGTACCTCTGGTAAAGGAAGCCGCCCAAAAATACGGTATAGAGGAGGCTCTGATCTACAGCGTCATCCTCCAGGAAAGTGTCTTTGAACCAACTCTCATATCAAAGGCAGGGGCAACTGGAATGATGCAGATAATGCTCTCTACAGCCAGAGATATGAACCCGAATATAACACAGGAAGAGCTTTTTGTCCCCGCTGTCAATATCGACCTGGGAGCCAGATACTTAAAAAAACTTTTAACAAAATTTAACGGGGATGTCCCAAAGGCCGTGGCCTCTTATAATGCAGGGGCAGGAAATGTGTCAAAATGGCCTTCTGATGAAAAAGGCGACCTGGATATAGAAAAAATACCCTTTTCTGAGACAAAAAAATACGTCAAAAGGGTAATAAATAATTATTATAAATATAAGAGAATATACCATTACTGA